A region from the Oceanidesulfovibrio marinus genome encodes:
- a CDS encoding DVU_1551 family NTP transferase produces the protein MTQPATSAARSTGSRPSCAGVVLAAGYSSRMGELGAKPLFSLGGSTVLERAVDLLRQGGADSVIVVLGHRAEEVAPLAERAGAEIVLNTNYPEGMFSSVQAALRALEKYNTPVDAAAFLPTDCCLVRSAAVRALYRVFADSPESIIRPSYRGSPGHPIFVPAHLFSAVQAHDGRQGLRGALESHPMIDVPVWDRHTTWDMDTPEDYARAQRAAARLHAPTAGECLALLEDVQGLPPQAVAHGKAVARVARLLAEGINKTHAQRHVLDLDLVTAAGLLHDIAKGEPHHETEGGHILRGLGLDAVAAVTEEHRDLTWKEDAPATEREVVYLADKLVRGPVLMPVEQRFAEKIAFHADDPAEVAAIRGRLGRAQAAHDRLAGMLGQTPFELALQNAADRDGFVVWSCPDDDPAC, from the coding sequence ATGACCCAGCCCGCAACCAGCGCCGCCCGATCGACCGGCTCCCGGCCTTCCTGCGCGGGCGTGGTGCTGGCCGCCGGGTACTCCAGCCGCATGGGCGAGCTCGGCGCCAAACCGCTCTTCTCTCTGGGCGGGAGCACGGTGCTGGAACGCGCCGTGGACCTGCTGCGCCAAGGCGGTGCGGACTCCGTTATCGTGGTCCTGGGCCATCGCGCCGAGGAGGTCGCCCCCCTGGCAGAGCGCGCCGGGGCCGAAATCGTGCTCAACACGAACTACCCCGAGGGCATGTTCTCCTCGGTGCAGGCCGCGTTGCGCGCTTTGGAAAAGTACAATACGCCTGTGGACGCCGCGGCATTCCTGCCCACGGACTGCTGCCTGGTGCGGTCGGCCGCCGTGCGCGCCCTGTACCGCGTGTTCGCCGATTCGCCCGAAAGCATCATTCGCCCTAGCTATCGCGGCAGCCCCGGCCACCCTATCTTCGTGCCGGCGCATCTTTTTTCCGCAGTGCAGGCCCACGACGGCCGCCAGGGGCTGCGCGGCGCCCTGGAATCCCATCCCATGATCGACGTGCCCGTGTGGGACCGCCACACCACCTGGGACATGGACACGCCCGAGGACTACGCCCGCGCCCAACGCGCCGCGGCGCGGCTGCACGCGCCCACAGCCGGGGAGTGTCTGGCGCTGCTGGAGGACGTGCAGGGCCTGCCGCCCCAGGCTGTGGCTCACGGCAAGGCAGTCGCGCGGGTAGCCCGGCTGCTGGCCGAGGGCATCAACAAAACGCACGCCCAGAGGCACGTGCTGGACCTGGACCTGGTCACGGCCGCCGGCCTGCTGCACGACATCGCCAAGGGGGAACCGCACCACGAGACCGAGGGCGGACATATCTTGCGCGGGCTGGGGCTGGACGCCGTCGCCGCGGTCACCGAGGAGCATCGCGACCTGACGTGGAAGGAGGATGCGCCCGCCACGGAGCGCGAGGTTGTCTACCTGGCGGACAAGCTGGTGCGCGGCCCCGTGCTCATGCCCGTGGAGCAGCGCTTTGCCGAGAAGATCGCCTTTCACGCCGACGATCCGGCCGAGGTGGCGGCCATACGCGGCAGGCTGGGCCGGGCGCAGGCAGCGCACGACCGCCTGGCCGGCATGCTGGGCCAAACGCCCTTTGAGCTGGCGCTGCAGAACGCGGCGGATCGCGACGGCTTCGTCGTCTGGTCATGCCCTGACGACGATCCGGCCTGCTAG
- the dapA gene encoding 4-hydroxy-tetrahydrodipicolinate synthase, whose protein sequence is MKFHGALTAMVTPFKNGAFDEESYRALLDWQIEQGINGVVPCGTTGESATLSHEEHKRVVRTCVEHVAGRIPVLAGAGSNNTKEAIELAKDARDAGADGLLLITPYYNKPTQEGLYQHFKAISAEVDLPFIVYNVPGRTGVNLLPETLARMAKDIPQVQGTKDATANLHQVSDIAEYCGKDFMLISGDDFTVLPLLAVGGCGVISVVSNIAPAWMAGMCKAFAEGDIEKAREYHFKLQPLSRACFLETNPAPVKTALSMMGKIPMEFRLPMVPLQPENEAKLRKILTDSGII, encoded by the coding sequence ATGAAATTCCATGGCGCTCTCACCGCAATGGTGACCCCCTTCAAGAACGGCGCCTTCGACGAGGAGTCCTATCGCGCCCTGCTGGACTGGCAGATAGAGCAAGGCATCAACGGCGTGGTGCCCTGCGGTACCACGGGTGAATCCGCCACGCTCTCCCACGAGGAGCACAAACGGGTGGTCCGCACGTGCGTGGAACACGTGGCCGGCCGCATCCCCGTGCTCGCAGGCGCAGGCTCCAACAACACAAAGGAAGCCATCGAGCTGGCCAAGGACGCCCGCGACGCCGGGGCCGACGGCCTGCTGCTCATCACGCCCTACTACAATAAACCTACGCAGGAGGGCCTGTACCAGCACTTCAAGGCCATCTCCGCCGAGGTGGACCTGCCCTTCATCGTGTACAACGTGCCCGGCCGCACAGGCGTGAACCTGCTGCCCGAGACTCTGGCGCGCATGGCCAAAGACATTCCCCAGGTGCAGGGCACCAAGGACGCCACGGCGAACCTGCACCAAGTGTCGGACATCGCCGAGTACTGCGGCAAGGACTTCATGCTGATCTCCGGTGACGACTTCACCGTGCTGCCCCTGCTGGCCGTGGGCGGCTGCGGCGTCATCTCCGTGGTCTCGAACATCGCCCCGGCGTGGATGGCCGGCATGTGCAAGGCCTTTGCGGAAGGCGACATCGAAAAGGCCCGCGAGTACCACTTCAAGCTGCAGCCCCTTTCGCGCGCCTGCTTCCTGGAGACCAACCCCGCGCCGGTGAAGACCGCACTCTCGATGATGGGCAAGATCCCCATGGAGTTCCGTCTGCCCATGGTGCCCCTGCAGCCGGAGAACGAGGCCAAGCTCAGAAAGATCCTTACCGATTCAGGCATCATCTAG